Proteins from a genomic interval of Nostoc sp. TCL240-02:
- a CDS encoding Rpn family recombination-promoting nuclease/putative transposase, giving the protein MFDNICKFLAENFSSDFATWLLGEPITLTELSPKELSLEPIRADALILLQSEQTILHLEFQTQVDAEIPFRMIDYRLRVYRRFPHKAMHQVVIYLKQTNSDLVQQNTFTIAGTRHEFEVIRLWEQPTEVFLRTPGLLPLAVLSSTIEPEVILNEVVREINGITESRTQSNIAASTAILAGLVLDKEVIKRILRSDIMRESVIYQDILQEGKAEGKAEGKAEALLEVASNLFNTGMPLEEIARLTGLSIEQLQYLQVSKSGDSK; this is encoded by the coding sequence ATGTTTGACAATATCTGCAAATTTTTAGCTGAAAATTTCTCCAGCGACTTCGCCACTTGGTTATTAGGCGAACCCATTACTTTAACTGAACTCAGTCCAAAAGAATTATCTCTCGAACCCATTCGTGCTGATGCCTTAATTTTGCTACAGTCGGAGCAAACCATCTTGCATTTGGAATTTCAAACCCAAGTGGATGCGGAAATTCCTTTTCGGATGATTGACTATCGATTGCGAGTTTATCGCCGTTTTCCACACAAAGCAATGCATCAAGTCGTAATTTATCTCAAGCAGACAAATTCGGATTTGGTGCAACAAAATACATTTACAATTGCTGGAACACGCCATGAATTTGAAGTTATCAGACTTTGGGAACAACCAACCGAAGTATTTTTGAGAACACCTGGACTTTTACCTTTGGCAGTGTTGAGTAGTACAATTGAGCCAGAAGTTATACTAAATGAAGTGGTGCGTGAAATTAACGGTATTACAGAATCAAGAACTCAAAGTAATATTGCTGCTTCCACGGCTATTTTAGCTGGTTTAGTATTAGATAAAGAGGTTATTAAACGAATTTTGAGGTCAGACATTATGCGCGAGTCAGTGATTTATCAAGATATTTTACAAGAAGGGAAAGCCGAAGGGAAAGCTGAAGGGAAAGCTGAAGCTTTACTTGAAGTGGCAAGCAACCTTTTTAATACTGGTATGCCATTAGAAGAGATAGCAAGATTGACAGGGTTATCAATTGAGCAGTTACAGTATTTGCAGGTAAGCAAATCTGGTGATTCCAAATAA
- a CDS encoding PIN/TRAM domain-containing protein has translation MLDAIIIFSFILAASGIGFYSIELLPNGTLDQVTNLEALRLVVAVFAAIIGGAIGLSFQTTYRRLESQVKEMPLEMILTRAIGLVIGLLLANLMLAPLFLLPIPADFGFIKPLVAVVGSIILSVTGMNLADTHGRGLLRFINPNTVESMVVEGTLKPANTKVLDTSCIIDGRIEALLETGFLEGQILVPQFVLQELQQVADASKDQKRVRGRRGLEILNRIKEEYPDRILINAVDYEDIPTVDAKLVRFAQEISGTLLTNDYNLSKVASVQKVPVLNVNDLVNAVRPSYLPGDNLDLKILKEGKEPSQGIGYLDDGTMVVVEEGSSYVGGELRVVVTSALQTTAGRMIFAKPQASALA, from the coding sequence ATGCTTGACGCAATTATCATTTTCTCATTTATCCTGGCAGCTTCGGGAATAGGGTTCTACAGCATTGAACTACTACCCAATGGCACTCTCGATCAGGTAACAAATCTTGAAGCTTTACGCTTAGTTGTTGCCGTCTTTGCCGCTATTATTGGTGGTGCGATCGGGCTGAGTTTCCAGACGACATATCGCCGCCTAGAATCGCAAGTCAAAGAAATGCCTCTGGAAATGATTTTAACTCGTGCCATTGGCTTAGTAATTGGCTTGTTGCTAGCTAACCTCATGCTAGCCCCATTATTCTTACTACCTATCCCGGCGGACTTTGGATTTATTAAGCCACTTGTGGCAGTTGTCGGTAGCATTATCCTCTCCGTCACAGGCATGAATTTGGCAGATACCCACGGACGAGGTTTATTGCGGTTCATTAATCCCAACACTGTCGAATCGATGGTTGTAGAAGGAACGCTAAAACCAGCGAATACCAAAGTTTTAGATACTAGCTGTATTATTGATGGTCGCATTGAAGCGCTATTAGAAACAGGGTTTCTGGAAGGACAAATTCTCGTACCGCAATTTGTCTTGCAAGAACTCCAACAAGTGGCAGATGCTAGCAAAGACCAAAAGCGCGTGCGGGGAAGGAGAGGACTAGAAATTCTCAACCGCATTAAGGAAGAATATCCCGATCGCATTTTGATTAATGCAGTTGACTACGAAGATATTCCCACAGTCGATGCCAAGTTGGTACGTTTCGCCCAAGAAATTAGCGGCACACTGCTAACTAACGACTACAACTTGTCTAAAGTTGCTAGTGTTCAGAAAGTACCTGTTTTGAATGTGAATGATTTAGTTAACGCTGTCCGTCCTAGTTATTTACCTGGTGACAACCTTGATTTGAAAATCCTCAAGGAAGGCAAAGAACCAAGCCAAGGTATTGGTTATCTAGATGATGGCACAATGGTAGTAGTTGAAGAAGGCAGCAGTTATGTGGGTGGTGAACTGCGAGTCGTAGTCACCAGTGCTTTGCAAACCACCGCAGGAAGAATGATTTTTGCCAAACCCCAAGCTTCAGCATTGGCGTGA
- the hemW gene encoding radical SAM family heme chaperone HemW codes for MSQKFGISGIASSAYVHIPFCRRRCFYCDFPVSVVGDRLRGETSGTISQYVEVLCQEIAMTPAFGQPLKTIFFGGGTPSLLSTEQLQRIVTELENHFGIASGVEISMEIDPATFDLAHIAGYRSAGVNRVSLGVQAFQSELLQRAGRSHSVEDIFAAVELIHQVEIPEFSLDLISGLPHQSLDQWQDSLTKAVALLPTHISIYDLTIEPGTAFGRYYKPGDTPLPTDEATVKMYQMGQQILTGAGYEHYEISNYAQPGHQCRHNRVYWENRPYYGFGMGAASYVEGKRFTRPRKTKEYYQWVEAGSVIDCDLTPPKEVLLETLMLGLRLAEGMSLAALAEAYGEEKVEEICRCLQEYFDKGWVKVAEGRLRLIDPQGFLFSNVVLAELFEKLG; via the coding sequence ATGAGTCAAAAATTTGGTATTTCGGGAATTGCAAGTTCTGCTTATGTGCATATTCCCTTTTGCAGACGGCGATGCTTTTATTGTGATTTCCCGGTGTCTGTTGTTGGCGATCGCTTGCGGGGCGAAACATCTGGTACTATCTCCCAATATGTTGAGGTGCTATGTCAAGAAATTGCTATGACACCAGCATTTGGTCAACCCTTAAAGACAATTTTCTTCGGTGGTGGTACTCCTTCGCTGCTATCAACTGAGCAGTTACAACGGATAGTAACAGAGTTAGAGAACCATTTTGGTATTGCGTCTGGGGTAGAAATTTCTATGGAAATTGACCCAGCCACCTTTGATTTAGCACATATAGCAGGATATCGCAGTGCAGGCGTGAACCGGGTAAGTTTGGGTGTACAAGCCTTTCAATCAGAATTATTGCAAAGGGCGGGGCGATCGCACTCAGTTGAAGATATTTTTGCAGCTGTGGAACTAATTCATCAAGTCGAGATTCCCGAATTTAGCTTAGACCTAATCTCCGGGTTGCCGCATCAGTCTTTAGATCAATGGCAAGATTCTCTCACCAAAGCGGTAGCGCTTCTACCTACTCACATATCTATTTATGATCTGACCATCGAACCAGGTACAGCCTTTGGTCGTTACTACAAACCTGGCGATACTCCTTTGCCCACAGATGAAGCCACAGTCAAAATGTACCAGATGGGGCAGCAGATTTTGACTGGTGCAGGTTATGAGCATTATGAAATTTCCAATTATGCCCAACCTGGTCATCAGTGCCGACATAATCGAGTCTATTGGGAAAACCGCCCTTACTACGGCTTTGGGATGGGTGCGGCGAGTTATGTTGAGGGTAAACGCTTCACTCGTCCGCGTAAAACTAAGGAGTATTACCAGTGGGTGGAAGCTGGCAGTGTAATTGATTGTGATCTGACTCCCCCAAAGGAAGTATTGTTAGAAACATTAATGTTGGGGTTGCGTTTGGCGGAGGGTATGAGTTTGGCGGCGTTGGCGGAAGCTTATGGAGAAGAAAAAGTAGAGGAAATTTGCAGATGTTTGCAAGAGTATTTTGACAAAGGTTGGGTAAAAGTTGCAGAGGGAAGGTTGCGTTTAATTGATCCC